A window of the Dyadobacter pollutisoli genome harbors these coding sequences:
- a CDS encoding TonB-dependent receptor, with protein sequence MKLLILFFFSILCFDAVAQFTLSGKITLEGQTESAFGAAIYINELKIGTTADTIGNYRITGIPKGSYTLKVSYISMPTVTEKNVRIEQNVTKDFVMKSGANSLDEVVVTGTMKEVSKLDSPVPVDIITAKFIYKNPVPSIFEGLSYVNGVRPQLNCNVCNTGDIHINGLEGPYTMVLIDGMPMVSGLSTVYGLSGIPNSLIERVEIVKGPASTLYGSEAVGGLINIITKNPSKAPIFSADAFSTAWRDYNIDLGVKFTPGERTSSLLGVNYFNYQNPIDNNHDGFTDMTLQNRISIFNKWSFNLKNNRIANVAARYYYEDRWGGDMRWNRSYRGGDQIYGESIYTKRFEVLGNYQLPVSEKITLQYSFSSHDQNSVYGHVPFIADQKIAFAQLLWDKEIGKHNLLFGSPFRYTFYNDNTTATRYLDGQDHPDKIYLPGIFVQDEIKAGAHSVLLGARYDYNSRHGSIFTPRVAYKYKFNQTDVVRLNIGRGFRIVNLFTEDHAALTGSRQVILKEALNPEQSWNANLNFVKKIVTGNSFIGFDASVFYTYFTNRILPDYDTNPNQIIYDNLDGYAVSKGISLNLDFNFPFPLKILAGGTYMENFQKENGVRFRPVLTEKFTGVWSLSYEIQKAGISFDYTGNIYGPMRLPILSEDDPRARTSPVWSLQNIQITKKFENGLEIYGGVKNLLNFTPPANSIARANDPFDKNVKFDDQGQVIATPDNPYRLTFDPSYVFAPNQGIRGFLGMRYTLR encoded by the coding sequence ATGAAACTACTCATACTCTTCTTTTTTAGCATATTATGTTTTGATGCTGTTGCCCAGTTTACGCTTTCCGGTAAAATCACACTGGAAGGACAGACTGAATCTGCATTTGGCGCTGCCATTTATATTAATGAATTGAAAATCGGAACTACGGCGGACACCATCGGAAATTATCGCATCACCGGTATTCCAAAGGGCAGCTACACATTAAAGGTGAGCTACATATCAATGCCGACAGTTACTGAGAAGAACGTACGCATTGAACAGAATGTGACGAAGGATTTTGTAATGAAATCAGGTGCTAATTCGCTGGATGAAGTCGTTGTGACCGGTACAATGAAGGAGGTTTCCAAGCTGGACAGCCCGGTGCCTGTCGATATCATTACTGCCAAGTTCATTTACAAAAACCCTGTACCGAGTATTTTTGAAGGCCTGAGTTATGTGAATGGCGTTAGGCCGCAGCTGAATTGCAACGTCTGCAACACCGGCGATATTCACATTAACGGGTTGGAAGGGCCTTATACAATGGTACTGATCGACGGAATGCCGATGGTGAGCGGGCTTTCCACGGTCTACGGACTTTCCGGTATTCCCAACAGCCTCATTGAAAGGGTAGAGATCGTCAAAGGGCCGGCATCGACACTATATGGATCGGAGGCGGTTGGCGGACTGATCAATATCATCACTAAAAACCCGTCCAAAGCACCCATTTTTTCAGCCGACGCATTCAGTACCGCCTGGCGCGACTATAACATTGATCTCGGCGTGAAATTTACACCCGGCGAGCGGACCAGTTCGCTACTTGGTGTCAACTATTTCAACTACCAGAACCCGATCGATAATAACCACGACGGATTTACGGATATGACTTTGCAAAACCGTATTTCCATTTTTAACAAATGGTCGTTCAACCTGAAAAATAATCGCATTGCCAATGTAGCTGCCCGGTACTACTACGAAGATCGCTGGGGCGGTGATATGCGATGGAACAGGTCGTACCGCGGTGGGGACCAGATTTATGGTGAAAGTATTTACACCAAACGCTTTGAGGTTTTGGGGAATTACCAGCTGCCGGTTTCGGAAAAGATCACATTGCAATACTCGTTCAGTTCGCATGATCAGAACTCCGTTTACGGCCACGTACCGTTTATTGCGGATCAAAAGATTGCTTTTGCGCAATTGCTTTGGGACAAAGAAATCGGAAAGCATAATCTGTTGTTTGGATCTCCATTCCGCTACACTTTTTACAATGATAACACCACGGCCACGAGGTATCTGGATGGACAAGACCACCCCGATAAGATATACCTGCCGGGTATTTTTGTTCAGGACGAGATCAAAGCTGGCGCACATTCCGTGTTACTGGGTGCCCGGTACGATTACAACAGCCGCCACGGCAGCATTTTCACCCCCAGGGTCGCATACAAGTACAAGTTCAACCAGACGGATGTTGTAAGGCTGAACATTGGTCGTGGGTTCAGGATCGTGAACCTCTTTACCGAAGATCACGCTGCATTGACCGGATCGCGCCAAGTGATTTTGAAAGAGGCACTTAATCCTGAGCAGAGCTGGAATGCCAATCTCAATTTTGTCAAAAAGATCGTGACAGGCAACTCGTTCATCGGCTTCGATGCTTCCGTTTTTTACACATATTTCACCAATCGCATCCTGCCTGACTACGATACCAATCCTAACCAGATCATATACGACAACCTGGACGGATACGCAGTATCGAAGGGCATAAGTCTCAATCTGGATTTCAACTTTCCATTTCCTTTAAAGATTCTTGCCGGTGGTACTTACATGGAAAATTTCCAGAAAGAAAATGGTGTGCGTTTCAGGCCGGTACTGACCGAAAAGTTCACCGGCGTATGGTCCCTATCCTACGAAATTCAAAAAGCTGGCATTTCCTTTGACTACACGGGCAATATTTATGGCCCGATGCGGCTACCGATCCTGAGCGAGGATGATCCGCGGGCGCGTACTTCGCCCGTATGGTCGCTGCAAAATATTCAGATCACCAAGAAATTTGAAAATGGCTTAGAAATATATGGCGGCGTCAAAAACCTGCTCAACTTCACTCCTCCGGCCAATTCCATTGCCCGCGCGAATGATCCGTTTGATAAGAATGTAAAGTTCGACGACCAGGGACAAGTGATCGCTACACCTGACAATCCATACCGCCTTACCTTCGATCCATCATACGTTTTCGCACCGAACCAGGGCATCAGGGGCTTTCTCGGAATGCGCTATACGTTGAGATAA
- a CDS encoding DoxX family protein has translation MLKKFLRPTKLPAAADWAILILRVGMSVLMLRHGYAKLSGFLGGDHSFADPIGLGEELSLILTVFAEFGCSILLILGLVSRAALLPLIFTMLVVLLVIHANDPFDDKEHALTFLIVYVTLLLTGPGRFSVDSSLYR, from the coding sequence ATGTTAAAGAAATTTTTAAGACCCACAAAACTCCCGGCAGCTGCGGATTGGGCCATACTGATTTTAAGAGTAGGAATGTCGGTACTAATGCTCAGGCACGGCTATGCGAAACTTTCAGGATTTTTAGGAGGAGATCACTCTTTTGCGGATCCGATTGGTCTGGGAGAGGAGCTTTCACTGATCCTCACCGTGTTTGCAGAATTTGGCTGTTCGATATTGCTTATTCTCGGACTGGTAAGCCGGGCGGCGCTACTGCCGCTGATATTTACGATGCTGGTGGTGTTGCTAGTTATTCATGCCAATGATCCATTTGATGATAAGGAGCATGCGCTGACGTTTTTGATTGTGTATGTGACCTTGCTATTGACCGGGCCGGGACGGTTTTCGGTTGATAGTAGTTTGTATAGGTAA
- a CDS encoding M23 family metallopeptidase — translation MKEKGWKTKALLMTVKRMAGIVLIISISAWTNKSESSDKIAEYCATFHQIQMDIRDCVITPDSGRRAFAAVMKDFRVAFKQDTCHAIDSSYFVYPVKCYLPQESIGGKGKGYRDEGFDLFDMNAKGSHPAHDLFVRDKDQDNIDDRTWKPVDILAFTSGVVVATETSWKYDSDFRGGNWIWIYDPCLNGLFYYAHNNIVEVQPGQWVNAGDKISEMGRSGYNAYQKRSPTHLHLMYLQLDADGLPMPYNTYQWLKNATVKGTLETE, via the coding sequence GTGAAAGAAAAAGGGTGGAAGACAAAAGCATTGTTGATGACAGTGAAACGAATGGCCGGAATTGTATTGATCATCAGTATTTCCGCATGGACTAATAAAAGTGAATCTTCCGATAAAATAGCAGAGTACTGTGCTACTTTTCATCAGATCCAGATGGATATAAGGGATTGCGTGATCACGCCCGATTCCGGAAGAAGGGCTTTTGCTGCCGTGATGAAGGACTTTCGCGTTGCATTCAAGCAGGATACCTGCCATGCCATCGACTCTTCCTATTTTGTATATCCGGTCAAATGTTACCTTCCGCAGGAATCTATTGGAGGAAAAGGGAAAGGCTACCGGGACGAAGGTTTCGACCTTTTTGATATGAACGCAAAAGGAAGCCACCCTGCACATGACCTGTTTGTAAGGGACAAAGACCAGGATAATATAGATGACCGTACCTGGAAACCGGTTGACATTCTGGCGTTTACATCGGGTGTGGTGGTCGCCACCGAGACAAGCTGGAAATACGATAGCGACTTTCGCGGTGGAAACTGGATATGGATTTACGACCCCTGCCTCAATGGATTATTTTACTACGCCCACAACAATATTGTGGAAGTGCAGCCAGGGCAATGGGTCAATGCGGGCGACAAGATCTCGGAAATGGGACGGTCAGGCTACAATGCTTACCAGAAACGCTCACCTACGCATCTGCACCTCATGTACCTGCAACTGGACGCTGACGGGCTGCCAATGCCTTACAATACGTACCAATGGCTTAAAAATGCTACAGTGAAAGGTACTTTGGAGACTGAATGA
- a CDS encoding isoamylase early set domain-containing protein, whose product MALTKQFVKSKSIYKVTFTVPAEAAAEAKKVALVGEFNGWNPEEAIALKKQKDGSFKAILELGAGEYQFRYILNDEKWENDWEADKYVPAGVDATENSVVVL is encoded by the coding sequence ATGGCATTAACGAAACAATTTGTAAAGAGTAAATCTATCTACAAAGTAACATTTACAGTACCTGCGGAAGCAGCGGCGGAAGCTAAAAAAGTGGCCCTCGTTGGCGAATTCAATGGCTGGAATCCGGAAGAAGCGATCGCATTAAAAAAACAAAAAGACGGTTCTTTCAAAGCAATTCTTGAACTAGGAGCTGGCGAATACCAATTCCGTTACATCCTGAATGACGAGAAATGGGAGAACGACTGGGAAGCTGACAAGTATGTTCCAGCGGGTGTAGACGCGACTGAGAATTCAGTAGTAGTACTTTAA
- a CDS encoding nucleotidyltransferase family protein, with protein MDRLEKYKAAITKLCETHKVKSLYVFGSVLSDNFDSESDIDLIVDFTNMEVEDYADNYFDFKFSLQAIFKRPVDLLEEKAIKNPYFRQNVNQQRQLVYGTN; from the coding sequence ATGGACAGACTAGAAAAATATAAAGCTGCAATCACCAAACTTTGTGAAACTCACAAAGTCAAGAGTCTGTACGTTTTCGGTTCTGTTTTGAGCGACAACTTTGATAGCGAAAGTGATATTGATCTCATCGTTGACTTCACTAATATGGAGGTTGAGGACTATGCGGACAACTACTTTGACTTTAAGTTTTCACTGCAAGCGATTTTCAAAAGACCGGTCGATCTTTTGGAAGAAAAGGCCATTAAAAACCCATATTTCCGACAGAATGTGAACCAGCAAAGACAGCTTGTGTATGGAACTAATTGA
- a CDS encoding hydroxypyruvate isomerase family protein, whose translation MLRRNFVKSSLGLAGAAIASGEAFATAPFAKNNFKLKYASHFGMFQNSAGKDVIDQLKFMADNGFMAIEDNGMMGRPVEQQEAIAKEMTRLGMQMGVFVVDKGGNGANTLAAGKQEYIDIFLNGCKKAVEVAKRVNAKWMTVVPGDFERNLPIGVQTGHVIDALRRGAEILEPHGLVMVLEPLSDSPNLFLRTSDQTYEICRGVNSKSCKILYDIYHMQKNEGRLIYNIDKTWSEIDYFQIGDEPGRKEPTTGEINYKNIFKYIYDRSKKENKSFIMGMEHGNSQQGKEGEQALIKAYVESDNFAI comes from the coding sequence ATGCTCCGCAGAAATTTTGTAAAATCTTCACTTGGTTTGGCCGGCGCGGCGATCGCATCAGGGGAAGCTTTCGCAACAGCACCATTCGCTAAAAACAATTTCAAGCTCAAATATGCGTCACATTTCGGCATGTTCCAGAACAGTGCCGGAAAGGATGTGATTGATCAGCTCAAATTCATGGCTGATAATGGTTTTATGGCCATTGAAGATAACGGGATGATGGGCCGCCCGGTGGAGCAGCAGGAAGCGATTGCAAAGGAAATGACCCGTTTGGGCATGCAAATGGGCGTTTTTGTGGTAGATAAAGGAGGTAACGGCGCCAATACACTAGCAGCAGGAAAACAGGAGTATATCGATATCTTCCTTAATGGATGTAAAAAAGCGGTAGAAGTCGCCAAACGCGTGAATGCGAAATGGATGACCGTGGTACCAGGTGATTTTGAAAGAAACCTGCCGATAGGTGTGCAGACTGGCCACGTTATCGATGCATTGCGCCGCGGAGCAGAAATTTTGGAGCCACATGGACTGGTAATGGTGCTAGAACCGCTGAGCGATTCCCCAAACCTGTTCCTGCGTACGTCCGATCAGACCTATGAGATATGCAGAGGAGTAAACAGCAAGTCTTGCAAAATCCTGTACGACATTTACCACATGCAGAAAAACGAAGGCCGTCTGATCTACAACATTGATAAAACATGGAGTGAAATTGATTACTTCCAGATCGGCGACGAACCTGGCCGGAAAGAGCCTACAACGGGCGAGATCAACTACAAGAATATTTTCAAATACATTTACGACCGTAGCAAAAAGGAGAACAAATCCTTTATCATGGGAATGGAGCACGGGAACTCACAGCAAGGAAAAGAAGGGGAGCAAGCGCTGATTAAGGCATACGTAGAAAGCGATAACTTCGCAATTTAA
- a CDS encoding XRE family transcriptional regulator: MTHTTSNSKVHEGRNLKRFREMLGIKQDFLAFELGEDWNQQKISLLEQKEKIDSGLLEQVSAILKIPAEAIRSFDEEQAITVISSTFNDNAAVVNNNPVFHPIEKLIQLHEEKIALYERMLKEKDEMMGRLERLIGSR; this comes from the coding sequence ATGACACATACTACCTCCAACTCCAAGGTCCACGAAGGTCGAAATTTAAAACGATTTCGAGAAATGTTGGGAATAAAACAAGATTTTCTTGCATTCGAGCTCGGCGAAGATTGGAACCAGCAGAAAATATCTTTACTAGAACAGAAAGAAAAGATCGATTCTGGCCTATTGGAACAAGTATCGGCCATTCTAAAAATTCCTGCTGAGGCGATTCGGAGTTTTGATGAAGAACAGGCGATTACAGTTATTTCAAGCACATTCAATGATAATGCAGCTGTTGTAAATAATAATCCGGTTTTTCATCCAATTGAGAAACTCATTCAACTTCATGAGGAGAAAATTGCGCTTTATGAAAGGATGTTGAAAGAGAAGGATGAGATGATGGGGCGGTTGGAGAGGTTGATTGGGAGTAGGTAA
- a CDS encoding aldo/keto reductase, whose amino-acid sequence MQNRRFGRTGWQISEIGYGMWGLAGWTGSDRKETDDSLNLAVESGVNFFDTAWGYGEGLSEQILGDLIRRYPDRKLYAATKIPPKNRQWPSRSDSPLKEVFPAEYIVEYTEKSLKNLGTDSIDLLQFHVWEDAWAHEDEWKEAIQKLTKEGKVERWGISINRWEPNNALETLKTGFIDAVQVIYNVFDQAPEDHLFPLCRQMDIGVIARVPFDEGTLTGTLTKQTTFPADDWRSTYFVPENLNASVDHAEALRADLPEGMTMPDLALRFILNNPDVHTTIPGMRKLPHVKSNVTASDGQRLSADLAETLKKHRWDRFPTKWSQ is encoded by the coding sequence ATGCAAAATCGTCGTTTTGGACGTACTGGCTGGCAAATCAGCGAAATAGGTTACGGCATGTGGGGACTTGCAGGATGGACTGGCTCCGACCGCAAAGAGACAGATGACTCACTAAACCTGGCAGTTGAATCCGGTGTGAATTTTTTTGATACGGCCTGGGGATACGGCGAAGGATTGAGTGAGCAGATATTGGGCGACCTCATCAGACGCTACCCGGATCGCAAGCTCTACGCGGCCACCAAAATCCCGCCAAAAAATCGTCAATGGCCTTCCAGATCGGACTCTCCATTAAAAGAGGTTTTCCCGGCTGAATATATTGTTGAATATACCGAGAAAAGCCTTAAAAACCTCGGAACGGATAGCATTGACCTGCTGCAATTCCACGTTTGGGAAGATGCATGGGCACACGAAGATGAATGGAAAGAAGCCATTCAAAAGTTGACCAAAGAAGGAAAAGTCGAACGCTGGGGAATCAGTATCAACCGCTGGGAGCCTAATAATGCATTGGAAACATTGAAAACAGGTTTTATTGACGCAGTACAGGTTATCTACAATGTATTTGACCAAGCGCCTGAGGATCACTTATTTCCTCTTTGCCGTCAGATGGACATTGGCGTAATCGCCCGCGTACCTTTCGACGAAGGCACACTCACCGGCACATTGACGAAGCAAACCACTTTCCCCGCCGACGACTGGCGCTCCACTTATTTCGTGCCCGAAAACCTGAATGCAAGTGTAGACCACGCCGAAGCATTAAGAGCTGACCTGCCGGAAGGAATGACAATGCCGGATCTGGCACTGCGGTTTATCCTGAATAACCCGGACGTGCATACCACCATTCCGGGTATGAGGAAATTACCGCACGTGAAATCCAATGTGACTGCAAGTGATGGGCAGCGGTTGTCTGCTGATTTGGCGGAAACATTGAAGAAACATCGTTGGGATCGTTTTCCGACTAAGTGGTCGCAGTAG